From one Aggregicoccus sp. 17bor-14 genomic stretch:
- a CDS encoding threonine synthase translates to MSFLSHLECSRCHQTHDADRVQNLCSCGGPLLARYDLKRAGAALRPEQLSGRPATLWRYRELLPVRDAANIVSLGEGMTPLYPLPRLGAALGLPDLWLKDEGLNPTATFKARGAATGVSRAKELGIRAIAMPTNGNAGGAWASYGARAGMSVTLVMPTDAPAMSVLEAAAVGASAYMVKGQITDAGAIVARSAKAHGWFEASTLKEPYRIEGKKTMGYEIAEQLGWKLPDAILYPTGGGVGLIGIYKALREMQAMGWIAEDARLPRLVCVQAEGCQPIVKAFQEGKAVSEKWEGAATVAQGIRVPKALGDFLVLEAVRETGGTCIAVKDADTLWGLEQLSRQEGAFVCPEGAALVGAARALREQGWLQPHERVVLLNTGAGIKYPDILKPQLPVLPLDATL, encoded by the coding sequence ATGTCCTTCCTCAGCCACCTCGAGTGCTCCCGCTGCCACCAGACGCATGACGCGGACCGCGTGCAGAACCTGTGCAGCTGCGGCGGCCCGCTGCTCGCGCGCTACGACCTGAAGCGCGCAGGCGCGGCGCTGCGCCCCGAGCAGCTCTCGGGCCGGCCCGCCACGCTGTGGCGCTACCGCGAGCTGCTGCCGGTGCGCGACGCCGCGAACATCGTGAGCCTGGGCGAGGGCATGACGCCGCTCTACCCGCTGCCCCGGCTGGGCGCGGCGCTGGGGCTGCCGGACCTGTGGCTGAAGGACGAGGGGCTCAACCCCACCGCGACCTTCAAGGCGCGCGGCGCGGCCACCGGCGTGAGCCGCGCGAAGGAGCTGGGCATCCGCGCCATCGCCATGCCCACCAACGGCAACGCGGGCGGCGCGTGGGCGAGCTACGGCGCGCGCGCCGGGATGAGCGTGACGCTGGTGATGCCCACGGACGCGCCCGCCATGAGCGTGCTCGAGGCGGCGGCGGTGGGGGCGAGCGCGTACATGGTGAAGGGGCAGATCACCGACGCGGGCGCCATCGTGGCGCGCTCGGCGAAGGCGCACGGCTGGTTCGAGGCCTCCACGCTCAAGGAGCCGTACCGCATCGAGGGCAAGAAGACGATGGGCTACGAGATCGCCGAGCAGCTGGGCTGGAAGCTGCCGGATGCGATTCTCTACCCCACCGGCGGCGGCGTGGGGCTCATCGGCATCTACAAGGCGCTGCGCGAGATGCAGGCGATGGGCTGGATCGCCGAGGACGCGCGCCTGCCCCGGCTCGTGTGCGTGCAGGCCGAGGGCTGCCAGCCCATCGTGAAGGCCTTCCAGGAGGGCAAGGCCGTGAGCGAGAAGTGGGAGGGCGCAGCCACCGTGGCGCAGGGCATCCGCGTGCCCAAGGCGCTCGGCGACTTCCTCGTGCTCGAGGCGGTGCGCGAGACGGGCGGCACCTGCATCGCGGTGAAGGACGCGGACACGCTGTGGGGGCTCGAGCAGCTCTCCCGGCAGGAGGGCGCCTTCGTGTGCCCCGAGGGCGCGGCGCTGGTAGGCGCGGCGCGCGCGCTGCGAGAGCAGGGCTGGCTGCAGCCGCACGAGCGCGTGGTGCTGCTCAACACGGGCGCGGGCATCAAGTACCCGGACATCCTGAAGCCCCAGCTGCCCGTGCTCCCGCTGGACGCGACGCTCTAG
- a CDS encoding AAA family ATPase codes for MDIPEEKKAGGWEARLLGGATLVSGERVLRLDRKPAGLLGYLAWEGPTPRARLAGLLWPESPESTARNNLRQTLRRLRTQTGADLVQGDDLLSLAPELGGDARDLREPTQDVDRLRARVQAGALLEGLDYDDAEDFREWLQLAREALGAAQRRALAGAADGLEAAGHFSGALALARLGVDVEPYAEEAHRRLVRLLYLSGDRSAALLAYERLKAMLQERFGVGPLPETAALAREISRGTAAATRAPAQPSAPKARLPLSVLRPPVLVGREQEWARMEAAWEARQGIAISGPPGVGKSRLVNDFLQAKAPGRTVFCSGKAGDRLVPYGTHARTYRQMLDVLGGAPLPEWARLELARIIPELGPRPPPLAGEEDKLRFWQAKIEPFRVAHGLGYDTLAFDDLQYVDAASAEAGSYVLSQLLQDPATPVRTIHVFRTGSLPPETDAIIRSMAAAGLLCLIELEPLQPSRLDELLASLGVPGLEGRAEELARYTGGNPLFVLETVRHLLESGDLSRGLSESLPPPGKVGPVIAERLAKLSAPALHLAQALAVLGTDFTLGVAAELLESPPLELAAPWRELETAQVVRGGGFSHDLMEETVGALMAEPVRRHLHRRAALVLQARGSRPARVAAHWRDAGEDAHAAPFLLAAAEQARGELLLKEAEDFYVRAAEALRAAGNEDGARAVLASRELALGGAKQRVHA; via the coding sequence GTGGATATCCCGGAAGAGAAGAAGGCGGGGGGCTGGGAGGCGCGGCTCCTCGGGGGCGCGACGCTGGTGAGCGGCGAGCGGGTGCTGCGGCTGGACCGCAAGCCCGCGGGGCTGCTCGGCTACCTCGCGTGGGAGGGCCCCACGCCGCGCGCCCGGCTCGCGGGGCTGCTGTGGCCCGAGAGCCCCGAGTCCACGGCGCGCAACAACCTGCGCCAGACGCTGCGGCGCCTGCGCACCCAGACGGGCGCGGACCTGGTGCAGGGCGACGACCTGCTCTCGCTCGCCCCGGAGCTGGGGGGCGATGCGCGCGACCTGCGCGAGCCGACGCAGGACGTGGACCGGCTGCGCGCCCGCGTGCAGGCCGGCGCGCTGCTCGAGGGGCTGGACTACGACGACGCGGAGGACTTCCGCGAGTGGCTGCAGCTCGCGCGCGAGGCGCTGGGGGCGGCGCAGCGGCGCGCGCTCGCGGGTGCGGCGGACGGGCTGGAGGCCGCGGGCCACTTCTCGGGCGCGCTCGCGCTCGCGCGCCTCGGCGTGGACGTGGAGCCGTACGCGGAGGAGGCGCACCGGCGCCTCGTGCGCCTGCTCTACCTCTCGGGAGACCGCAGCGCGGCGCTGCTCGCCTACGAGCGGCTGAAGGCGATGCTGCAGGAGCGCTTCGGCGTGGGGCCCCTGCCGGAGACGGCGGCGCTCGCGCGGGAGATCTCCCGCGGCACGGCCGCGGCCACCCGCGCGCCGGCGCAGCCCAGCGCCCCGAAGGCCCGCCTGCCCCTCTCCGTGCTGCGCCCGCCGGTGCTGGTGGGGCGCGAGCAGGAGTGGGCGCGCATGGAGGCCGCGTGGGAGGCGCGCCAGGGCATCGCCATCAGCGGCCCGCCGGGCGTGGGCAAGAGCCGGCTGGTCAACGACTTCCTCCAGGCGAAGGCGCCCGGGCGCACCGTGTTCTGCTCGGGCAAGGCCGGAGACCGGCTCGTGCCCTACGGCACGCACGCGCGCACCTACCGGCAGATGCTGGACGTGCTGGGCGGCGCCCCGCTGCCCGAGTGGGCGCGGCTCGAGCTCGCGCGCATCATCCCGGAGCTGGGCCCCCGCCCGCCGCCGCTCGCAGGCGAGGAGGACAAGCTGCGCTTCTGGCAGGCGAAGATCGAGCCCTTCCGCGTGGCGCACGGGCTCGGCTACGACACGCTCGCCTTCGACGACCTGCAGTACGTGGACGCGGCGAGCGCCGAGGCAGGCTCCTACGTGCTGAGCCAGCTGCTGCAGGACCCGGCCACGCCCGTGCGCACCATCCACGTGTTCCGCACCGGCTCGCTGCCCCCGGAGACGGACGCCATCATCCGCTCCATGGCGGCCGCCGGGCTGCTCTGCCTCATCGAGCTCGAGCCGCTGCAGCCCTCGCGCCTGGACGAGCTGCTCGCGAGCCTCGGGGTGCCCGGGCTCGAGGGGCGCGCCGAAGAGCTCGCGCGCTACACCGGCGGCAACCCGCTCTTCGTGCTGGAGACGGTGCGCCACCTGCTGGAGAGCGGCGACCTCTCGCGCGGGCTCTCGGAGAGCCTGCCGCCGCCGGGGAAGGTGGGCCCGGTCATCGCCGAGCGCCTCGCCAAGCTGAGCGCGCCCGCGCTGCACCTCGCGCAGGCGCTCGCCGTGCTGGGCACGGACTTCACCCTGGGCGTGGCGGCGGAGCTGCTCGAGAGCCCGCCGCTGGAGCTCGCCGCGCCGTGGCGCGAGCTGGAGACGGCGCAGGTGGTGCGCGGGGGCGGCTTCAGCCACGACCTGATGGAGGAGACGGTGGGGGCCCTGATGGCGGAGCCGGTGCGCCGCCACCTGCACCGCCGCGCGGCGCTCGTGCTGCAGGCGCGCGGCAGCCGCCCCGCGCGCGTGGCCGCGCACTGGCGCGACGCGGGCGAGGACGCCCACGCCGCGCCCTTCCTCCTGGCCGCCGCCGAGCAGGCGCGCGGAGAGCTGCTGCTCAAGGAGGCGGAGGACTTCTACGTGCGGGCGGCAGAGGCCCTGCGCGCGGCGGGCAACGAGGACGGCGCGCGCGCGGTGCTCGCCAGCCGCGAGCTCGCGCTGGGCGGGGCGAAGCAGCGCGTGCACGCCTGA